One window of the Acaryochloris thomasi RCC1774 genome contains the following:
- a CDS encoding CPBP family intramembrane glutamic endopeptidase, with protein MSLPPDIETLPAAPQSLLGVFLRFLRRPVYSERLYPSPNRRAILSDILRLYSLMIAVLIPILLMVSAARGQVGASEDPISDFLQKTPLLVLVLAVVVGAPLLEEMMFRLPLRFSAFNISLPLTFLLLAINVGNPGLRFLFAVAVGLLVRYLLHHRVQRAAGHAFYAKYIGWIIYGSALLFGAIHIFNFDAKTYVVAPLIVMPQITAGIFFAFIRLRHGFWWAVFAHGFHNFCAIFPLSLMKFGSAGLQANGFSDLEQVTLTPVDYVLLASLLIFIGGGLFLCLRSVAQMLTEWRLERRAAKLSLKT; from the coding sequence ATGAGCCTTCCTCCTGACATCGAAACTTTGCCCGCAGCACCCCAGAGCCTTTTAGGCGTCTTCTTGAGATTTTTGCGTAGGCCTGTCTATTCTGAGCGGCTTTACCCAAGCCCCAATCGACGCGCAATTTTGAGCGATATTCTTCGGCTCTATAGTCTAATGATTGCGGTTCTTATACCGATCCTGTTGATGGTTTCTGCGGCGAGAGGTCAGGTCGGGGCCAGCGAAGACCCGATCAGTGATTTTTTGCAGAAAACGCCTCTATTAGTGCTGGTGCTCGCCGTTGTTGTCGGCGCTCCTCTTTTAGAAGAAATGATGTTTCGATTGCCGTTGAGGTTTTCGGCGTTCAATATCTCGCTGCCGCTGACGTTCCTTCTGCTTGCTATCAATGTTGGGAATCCGGGGCTAAGATTTTTATTTGCTGTAGCTGTGGGATTGCTGGTCCGCTATTTACTCCATCATCGCGTTCAGAGAGCGGCGGGCCATGCTTTCTATGCAAAGTACATCGGCTGGATAATCTATGGTTCAGCACTGCTGTTTGGTGCTATCCATATTTTTAATTTTGATGCTAAAACCTATGTTGTGGCACCGCTGATCGTTATGCCGCAAATAACAGCAGGCATCTTCTTTGCCTTTATTCGCCTCAGACACGGATTTTGGTGGGCGGTTTTTGCTCACGGATTCCACAATTTTTGCGCAATCTTCCCGCTTAGCCTGATGAAGTTTGGCTCGGCAGGACTGCAGGCCAATGGCTTTTCTGATCTAGAACAGGTGACTCTGACCCCAGTGGACTATGTGCTTCTGGCTTCTTTACTCATTTTTATTGGCGGCGGGCTGTTCCTCTGTCTGCGATCTGTGGCGCAAATGCTTACAGAGTGGCGTCTGGAACGGCGAGCAGCCAAACTCTCTCTTAAAACCTAG
- a CDS encoding LOG family protein → MKSICVYCGSNFGARDSYLSAAKRLGEEMSKRQIKLIYGGGNVGLMGAIADSVLGAGGTVIGVIPKALAQKEVAHEGLSDLRIVDSMHERKSLMAELADAFIALPGGLGTLEEFCEIATWAQLGFQDKACGLLNIDGFYDGLLSFLDHATDEQFIRPEHRHIVLTETEADKLIDKLTQFKAPTLSKWTS, encoded by the coding sequence ATGAAAAGTATCTGCGTCTACTGCGGCTCTAATTTCGGAGCACGCGATAGCTATCTAAGCGCTGCGAAACGACTCGGAGAAGAGATGTCAAAGCGTCAAATCAAGCTTATCTACGGGGGCGGTAACGTTGGCTTGATGGGAGCAATCGCTGATTCCGTTCTCGGCGCGGGTGGAACTGTAATCGGTGTCATCCCAAAAGCACTAGCACAGAAAGAAGTTGCACACGAAGGACTCAGTGATCTACGAATAGTTGACTCTATGCACGAGCGTAAGTCCCTGATGGCTGAGCTTGCAGACGCATTCATTGCCCTTCCTGGCGGATTAGGGACTTTAGAAGAATTCTGTGAAATTGCGACATGGGCGCAGCTTGGCTTCCAAGACAAAGCTTGCGGACTACTGAACATTGATGGCTTCTACGATGGGCTGCTTTCGTTTCTCGATCATGCAACAGATGAACAGTTTATCCGCCCTGAGCACAGACATATCGTTCTAACAGAAACAGAAGCCGATAAACTTATCGACAAGCTTACTCAGTTCAAGGCTCCTACTCTATCGAAGTGGACGAGTTAA
- a CDS encoding DMT family transporter, which yields MQTHLTGELAALSAAFLWALASVVYARIQASPLAINLGKGIVAIALLTLTLIFQGGLAPDLPSHSLLLLLLSGAIGIGFGDSVYLAALRALGARRTLLFEALAPPLAAVLALLFLNEELSSWAWLGMSLTIAGVTWVISERSSQLQEQGRDRRWGIVYALLASMAQASGAVLSRAALVDTPLSPTWGAFLRLCSGVFVLVLWGLGQGKLRSWVLELRSQHLLRQLCLAAFGGTYLGIWLQQISLKYAEAGIAQTLTATSPLFVLPIAIWLGERVSIRAWLGAATAVTGVALLLWLQ from the coding sequence ATGCAGACCCATCTGACTGGGGAGCTAGCGGCGTTGAGTGCGGCATTTCTATGGGCGTTAGCTTCTGTTGTTTACGCCCGTATTCAGGCTTCACCCCTAGCGATAAATTTGGGAAAAGGGATAGTTGCGATCGCACTTCTAACGCTAACCCTCATTTTCCAGGGAGGGCTGGCTCCCGATCTTCCGAGTCATAGCCTTTTGCTGCTCCTTCTCAGCGGTGCTATTGGCATTGGCTTTGGGGACTCTGTTTATCTAGCCGCACTGCGGGCCTTGGGTGCCAGACGAACGCTGTTATTTGAAGCTTTAGCGCCTCCCTTAGCAGCCGTTCTAGCATTGTTATTCCTGAACGAAGAACTCTCTAGCTGGGCTTGGCTGGGCATGAGCCTCACTATTGCCGGAGTGACTTGGGTGATTAGTGAACGGTCTTCACAGCTTCAAGAGCAGGGGCGCGATCGACGCTGGGGAATTGTCTACGCGCTACTAGCATCAATGGCTCAGGCTAGTGGTGCGGTTTTGTCTCGGGCTGCGTTAGTCGATACGCCTCTGAGTCCGACCTGGGGAGCCTTCTTGCGCCTTTGCAGTGGCGTTTTTGTATTGGTGTTGTGGGGGCTAGGGCAAGGGAAGCTGAGGAGTTGGGTGCTGGAGTTGCGATCGCAACATCTACTCCGCCAGCTCTGTCTCGCAGCTTTCGGCGGCACCTACTTAGGCATTTGGCTGCAGCAGATTAGCCTCAAGTATGCCGAAGCGGGCATTGCCCAAACCTTAACGGCCACCAGTCCTCTATTCGTCTTGCCCATTGCCATTTGGCTGGGCGAACGTGTCAGCATCAGAGCATGGCTGGGAGCCGCCACTGCCGTTACCGGCGTTGCTCTACTACTGTGGCTGCAGTAG
- a CDS encoding hybrid sensor histidine kinase/response regulator has product MAVSLPSITILLVDDSEIDRAVSRRYLESAEAIDYKIFDCGSGEEALTFCQQTCPDVILLDYLLPDTDGLELMSALKRQLELLPLIILLTGQGDEATAVEAMKSGAKDYFIKGQLTAEKLVKSVANLVTARNLRVQFQRQRQQGELLTRIALSVNRMVELPQILQTAADGARQLLGCDRILIYQFEPDMSGTVVAESVLAEWTAAIGQHLEDNCFQGEQSHQAEKYQQGHTLAISDVESSHLSACHLNLLQRFQVKANLVVPILFAETSMDGSKLWGLLIAHHCQAPHRWSAVEQELLSDLSVQVASAIQHAELIANQQLTLKQQQETRQVLRKAQEQIGQFLQSDLIGILFGNISGKVQETNDEFLRIIGYSRQELEAGTIRWDKITPPELLAKDHAGIAEAQRNGSCTPYEKEYIRKDGSRIPVLVGYVLLGIDRTESIAFVLDITVRKGAEQALQAAKNELEQRVQDRTAELTQANTQLHAEAAERLEREQQLRKTAHQLERSNQALKDFAYVASHDLQEPLRKIQAFGDLLQKKYSSQLDEQGQRFINRMQSAANRMQILIRDLLAYSRLNTKVQPFISVNLNTILTEVLADLETKIEKTAGHVEVSHLPSLEAAPVQMRQLFQNLIGNALKFHRPDIPPRITVSYVEVDQAAEIQIRDNGIGFDLQYLDRIFTPFERLHLQSDYEGTGMGLAICRKIVENHGGELTAVSPDNEGATFVLTLPYTQLNSVALTSP; this is encoded by the coding sequence ATGGCTGTCTCACTTCCAAGCATCACAATCCTTCTGGTGGATGATTCAGAGATTGACCGAGCTGTTAGTCGTCGATATCTAGAGTCTGCAGAAGCAATTGACTATAAAATCTTTGACTGCGGGTCAGGAGAAGAGGCTCTCACCTTTTGTCAGCAGACTTGTCCTGACGTTATTTTGCTTGACTATCTATTGCCTGATACAGATGGACTTGAATTGATGAGTGCCCTTAAGCGGCAGCTAGAGTTACTACCGCTGATTATTCTTTTGACGGGGCAGGGGGATGAAGCCACTGCTGTAGAGGCAATGAAGAGCGGCGCAAAAGATTACTTCATCAAGGGGCAGCTCACAGCTGAAAAGTTAGTTAAGTCAGTTGCGAATCTTGTCACCGCCCGAAATCTACGGGTACAGTTTCAGCGTCAGCGTCAGCAAGGTGAGCTGCTCACTCGTATCGCGCTGAGCGTGAATCGGATGGTGGAGCTGCCTCAAATCCTGCAGACAGCGGCTGATGGAGCACGTCAGTTATTAGGTTGCGATCGCATCCTGATTTATCAATTTGAGCCTGATATGAGCGGTACAGTCGTGGCAGAATCCGTCCTGGCAGAGTGGACAGCAGCCATAGGACAGCACCTCGAGGATAACTGCTTTCAAGGCGAGCAAAGTCATCAGGCTGAGAAGTATCAACAGGGCCATACACTAGCGATTTCTGATGTCGAGTCGAGTCACCTGTCTGCTTGTCATCTCAATCTGCTGCAGCGGTTTCAGGTGAAAGCGAACTTGGTCGTGCCGATTCTGTTCGCAGAGACATCAATGGATGGATCCAAACTTTGGGGACTTCTGATCGCGCACCATTGTCAGGCTCCTCACCGATGGTCAGCAGTCGAACAGGAATTATTGAGTGACTTATCAGTGCAGGTTGCCAGCGCCATCCAGCATGCCGAGTTAATCGCGAATCAGCAATTAACCCTTAAGCAACAGCAAGAGACCAGACAAGTCTTGAGAAAGGCCCAAGAACAAATCGGGCAGTTTTTGCAGTCAGATCTGATCGGGATTCTGTTTGGCAATATCAGTGGCAAGGTTCAAGAAACCAATGATGAGTTCTTGCGGATCATTGGCTACAGTCGCCAAGAGTTGGAGGCCGGGACAATTCGCTGGGATAAGATAACCCCCCCTGAGTTATTAGCAAAAGACCATGCTGGCATTGCCGAAGCCCAACGTAACGGAAGCTGCACCCCCTACGAAAAAGAATATATCCGCAAAGATGGCAGTCGAATTCCCGTTCTGGTTGGCTATGTGCTTTTGGGAATCGATCGCACAGAGAGTATTGCCTTCGTTCTTGATATCACGGTGCGGAAGGGGGCAGAACAAGCACTACAGGCTGCAAAAAATGAGTTAGAACAGCGGGTTCAAGATCGCACAGCAGAGCTGACACAGGCCAATACTCAGCTTCACGCTGAAGCTGCTGAACGGCTTGAACGAGAGCAACAGCTTCGCAAAACAGCCCATCAACTGGAGCGCTCGAATCAGGCTCTCAAGGATTTTGCCTATGTCGCCTCCCACGACCTGCAAGAACCGCTGCGAAAGATTCAAGCTTTTGGCGATCTTCTACAGAAAAAGTACAGTTCTCAACTCGATGAGCAAGGACAACGCTTTATAAATCGAATGCAGAGTGCTGCAAACCGGATGCAAATTTTGATTCGAGACTTGCTGGCCTACTCTCGACTGAATACAAAAGTTCAGCCATTTATCTCAGTGAATCTCAACACAATTCTGACAGAAGTTCTAGCAGATTTAGAGACGAAGATTGAAAAGACGGCTGGGCATGTTGAGGTGAGTCACTTGCCTTCATTGGAGGCCGCTCCTGTGCAAATGCGGCAACTCTTTCAAAACTTGATTGGTAATGCCCTCAAGTTCCATCGTCCTGACATCCCTCCCCGAATCACCGTGTCTTACGTAGAGGTCGATCAAGCCGCAGAAATTCAGATTAGAGACAACGGTATCGGGTTTGATCTTCAATACCTTGACCGCATTTTTACGCCCTTCGAGCGTCTTCATCTTCAGTCAGACTATGAAGGAACCGGCATGGGACTCGCGATCTGCCGTAAAATTGTTGAGAATCATGGTGGTGAGCTTACGGCAGTCAGCCCTGATAACGAGGGCGCTACCTTTGTTCTGACCCTGCCCTATACTCAGCTGAATTCTGTTGCCCTAACCTCGCCTTAA
- the crtH gene encoding carotenoid isomerase, with the protein MNSVEHAVPEPVWDVIVIGSGIGGLVTATQLAAKGAHVLVLERYLIPGGSAGSFRREGYCFDVGASMIFGFGKQGTTNLLTRALDSVNQRLETIPDPVQIHYHLPDNLQIKVHRDYEKYLQELIERFPHERQGLRRFYDAFWQVFNGLNGMELLSLEEPRYLMQTFLRHPGICLRLAKFLPQNVGRTARRYLSDPVLLKFIDLECFCWSVVPADLTPMMNAGMVFCDRHYGGVNYPRGGVGQIAQKLVAGLEAAGSTIRYKARVTKVLREKGQAVGVQLATGETFHARRIVSNATRWNTFGELVETVPPTEERWRQRYMKSPSFVSVHLGIAAGALPQNIHCHHVLLSDWEQMTESGGTTFVSIPTVLDPSLAPPGHHIVHAFTPSWIEEWQNLSASDYRERKRQAATQIINRLEQIIPNLKEHIHLQEVGTPKTHRRFLGRQDGTYGPIPRRPLRGLLGMPFNRTAIPGLYCVGDSTFPGQGLNAVAFSGFACAHRVAVDLHLKG; encoded by the coding sequence ATGAACTCTGTTGAACATGCCGTCCCTGAACCAGTGTGGGATGTGATCGTGATTGGTTCTGGCATTGGGGGACTGGTTACAGCCACTCAATTAGCGGCAAAGGGGGCTCACGTTTTGGTATTGGAGCGATATCTAATTCCGGGCGGCAGTGCTGGCTCTTTTCGCAGAGAGGGCTACTGCTTCGATGTCGGTGCTTCCATGATTTTCGGCTTTGGCAAGCAGGGGACCACCAATCTATTGACCCGCGCTTTAGATAGCGTCAATCAGCGTCTAGAGACGATTCCTGACCCCGTACAAATTCACTACCACCTACCCGATAATTTACAGATTAAGGTGCATCGAGACTATGAGAAATACTTGCAAGAGCTGATAGAGCGCTTCCCCCATGAGCGTCAGGGGTTGCGCCGCTTTTATGATGCGTTCTGGCAGGTGTTCAACGGTCTCAACGGGATGGAGCTGTTGTCCCTGGAGGAGCCCCGCTATCTGATGCAGACCTTTTTGCGGCATCCGGGTATCTGTCTGCGGTTGGCAAAGTTCTTGCCTCAGAATGTGGGGCGCACGGCGCGGCGCTATCTCAGCGATCCGGTTTTGCTGAAGTTTATCGATCTGGAATGCTTCTGCTGGTCGGTGGTTCCAGCAGATTTGACGCCGATGATGAATGCGGGGATGGTCTTTTGCGATCGCCACTACGGCGGCGTTAACTATCCGAGGGGCGGAGTGGGGCAGATTGCTCAGAAGCTTGTGGCGGGTCTAGAGGCGGCGGGCAGCACCATTCGATATAAGGCACGAGTGACCAAAGTTTTGCGAGAGAAAGGTCAGGCAGTGGGCGTCCAGCTAGCGACAGGAGAGACCTTTCATGCCCGTCGGATTGTGTCTAACGCAACCCGCTGGAACACTTTTGGTGAACTAGTTGAGACGGTACCACCCACAGAAGAAAGGTGGCGACAGCGCTATATGAAATCTCCTAGCTTCGTGAGCGTGCATCTGGGGATCGCGGCTGGGGCACTGCCCCAGAATATCCACTGTCATCATGTGTTGCTGTCGGACTGGGAACAGATGACGGAATCCGGCGGAACCACTTTCGTCTCCATTCCAACGGTGCTTGATCCGAGCTTGGCTCCTCCAGGTCATCATATTGTGCATGCCTTTACGCCTAGCTGGATCGAGGAGTGGCAGAATTTGTCAGCTTCGGACTATCGGGAGCGAAAACGGCAGGCTGCGACCCAAATCATTAATCGACTAGAACAGATTATCCCCAACCTAAAGGAGCATATTCATCTACAGGAGGTGGGTACACCGAAAACGCACCGTCGATTTTTAGGGCGTCAGGATGGCACCTATGGTCCAATTCCACGCCGTCCATTGCGAGGCTTGTTAGGGATGCCGTTTAATCGCACGGCGATTCCAGGGCTTTACTGCGTGGGAGACAGTACGTTCCCGGGGCAGGGGCTAAACGCAGTGGCTTTTTCTGGGTTTGCCTGCGCCCATCGTGTGGCCGTGGATTTACATTTGAAAGGTTAG